In Thermococcus chitonophagus, the genomic stretch CTGTCGCTCATCTTATCTAGCTCATCTATCAGCGCGTAACCTCCATCTGCCAAAACTAAGGCTCCAGCTTCAAGAACCCATCCACCAGTAAACTCGTCCCTTACGGCAGCGGCCGTTAATCCTGCGGCCGAACTGCTCTTTCCGGAGGTATAGATGGCCCTGGGGGCAAGGTTAGAAACGTACCTCAGAATCTGACTTTTCGCAACCCCAGGATCACCCACGAGCAAAACATGGATGTCCCCCCTAAGCCTAGTTCCATCGGGTAAAGTCCTGGGAACCCCACCGAATAAAGCCAAAGCTATACCCTTCTTTACCTCCCTGTAACCGTAAATTGCTGGAGCAATAGAATCAACTATGGCCTCCACTATGTCTTTCCTTTTTGCCAACTCTCTAATCTTCTGCTCATCTTCCGGCGTTATTTCGAGTTCCTCTATTTCCTTGCTCACGGGCTCTATGTGGTTGACCTCAAGAACCTTCCTGAACACTGGGGTCTTCTCCCTTCTCTCCTGCACTACCCTCAGTATTCCAGTCACGAGAACCCTATCACCGGGCATTGCCGTATCAACTATATCATCTAACAGTATCCCATCGATGAACCTGGGCATCTGCCCACCTTTTAGGGTCTCCGGCCTGTCCTGAATCCTGAACATCTGGAAGTTAACGAACGAGCTCTTATCAACATCTAGGGCAACATTCTTGCTCCCACACACTTCACACTTTTTTACAACCGTAAATCCTTCATAGGGCCTCTGAGTCACAACCATCTCGTTGCCGCAGTCCTTACACACGAATACGGCCCTTGAAACGAAAGGCTTTATCTCAGTTACCCTTGTTATTACGCCTTCTACCTGAACCAGCTTATTTATGTGCTCTGCCCCAATGTCCTTTACCAACAGGGTTTCCGGAAGGTTGTAGAATCTCGCGTGTATCCTGGGGAGATCCTCCCTAAGAAAGTCTTCCCTAAGAACTATCTGAATGGCATCTTCCGCCGCCCCAATTCCCTCTTCTGGATGTTCAAGAACCTCGTTGGCTAATTCAGGATCGTAAGAGTTCAGATGCATCCAGTTTATTGTAACCGACCTCTTGGGAGTTACAGTAAGCAGATCCTTTATTTTACCTAGGTAAAGGGGCTCTTCCTCTTCGGTGTACTCCCTAAAGAACTTGACAAATCTCTCTATCATCTCCTCCCTTTCCATTCTCACTCACCGATCCACTCGTTCCTTATCTTAGAAATCTGGAGGTAGATTCTCTTCTCCTCTGGAGAAAGTCTCGCAAGGATTTCCATGCTATTTGGTCTTAGCCTAACTGCCTCAAGGATTTTCTTGAACCTTATCTCCTTGAGCATCTTGTACTTTTTCTTTAAATTCTGAAGCTTCGTCAGCTTGGTTTGTATAACATCTATGTTCCCGCCACTTATCTGCACGAACTTCTCAAGGTAGTAGATATAGAATTCAGCTCTCTCGTACAGGCCTTCGGGGATTGGAGAAAGGGGAGGATTTTTCCTCTCTTCAGTTAGAACCCTATCTATCTCGCCAATAACTTTGTCGGCCTCATCAATAACCTCAACTACCCCGATCTCCCAAAGCTCTCTGGCCTTCCAATCCTCTAGGAGGATCATATCCCCCTCTTTCCAGTTTCCGAATGATCTGAGTACCCTAACGGGAATTAAGGCTTTTCCTGTCAGCATTAATCCTCCACCCAGCGCACTCAAACTTCCCCTTTTGGTCTTAAAGCCCTTACGTCAGGTCTCCACATGTACAGTAGTGTTCATATGCGAGCGTTTCAAGCTCATCAAAGCCCTCCCCAGTTTTTGCCGAGAGGTATATCACCCTAACGGGAGGTGAAACCTCTGGGAGCATTGAGCACATTTTATAGGCCAACAATCCCTGGGTTGAGGGGTCAAGCTTGAGCCTCGCTGTTAGGTACTCTATGTCCTCAAACATCCTCTTGTGCCTTTCCAGCTCTTCCCTACCTAGGAGATCAACCTTATTGAGGGCTGGAATTGTTGTCGCCCCAAGTCTTAGGTCTATCAGAAGGGCGAAAAACCTTACAAAGCAGTAATCGTGGGGCTTCTTCAATATCTCGGGATCGGAGAGATAAACCACCAAGGGATAGGGTAGGTTCTCCATTAGCTTAACGCCGAACTCGTGGAATAGGAAGGTTTCCATTTGACCTGGGGTGTCTATTAAAACGTAGTCGTTCTTCTCCTCAAGCTCCAGTATCGAGTTTAAGTAATGGTCAAATTCATCCATTAGTCTGTCATAGCTCTCCACTATTGCGCCGTTTGGCCCGTATCCCTCCTTCATTATCTCCTCTACGGTAACAGACTTTCTAACGTCAAGATCCGGTTTGTATGGAAGTGTCCTTACTCCTGTGTCTAAGTTAACGTAGGCGACCTTGTGGTTCTCTTCGAGGTACTTGCCGAAAGCACCTGTTAGCGCAGTTTTTCCGCTTCCCGCCGTTCCCACAAACGCTATTATCATGGCTCCTCCCAGGCTAGTTAAAATTAGGTGAACCTAAAAAGTTTTAGTACATTATCTTGGCCTTTATTCCAGCCAGCTTGTCAACTTCCTCTGCGAGCTTAACGAATGCTTTAGCTCCCTCACTTTCGGGTTTGTACTTCACAGCTGGAATTCCTTCCAGGGTTCCCTCCCTAATGGCAGGATCTTCCGGAATAACGGCCAGCAGAGGAACCTCCATAACTTCTTCCGCGGCCTCTGGAGGGATATCTTTCTCAGTCCTCCCGTACCTGTTAAGAACGAACCCCAAGATTGCAAGCCCGGCTTTTTTCAGTACTATCCCAACTTTCATCGTGTCGGTAAGGCATGATATCTCAGGATTCGTGACGAGCAACGCCTCTTCACCGCTCAGCATTGCGCTCATTGCATCCAACTGTAGCCCAGCAGGGCAGTCTATTAGGATAAAATCGTACTGCCCCTTAAGGGATTTTATTACATCTGGCAACTTTCTTGGATCTGCTTTTATCACATGCTCCCAGTCAACGGCCCCAGGAAGAACGTAGACATTTTCAAATTGCGTCATGTAAATTGCATCCTCTATCTTTGCCTCTCCCGCCAATACATCATGGAGCGTAACGTCGGCATCGTCAACACCCAGAACTAAGCTGAGATTTGCCATCGTTAAGTCACCATCCACAGCTAGAACTTTCTTTCCTCTCTCACCAAGGGCAACTGAAAGATTGGCAGTTACAGTTGTCTTCCCAGTTCCCCCTTTGCCCGAAACTATTGAGATTATTCTCGTCGTCATATCAAAAACCCCTGTAATCTCTACTTTCAGAAACTTATAATTTTTCTCTCGTTGAAGTTTTTATCGAAACGCTAAATTTTTAAGCTAATCGAGCAAGTGGCAACCATGATAGTTGGAGTGGCTTTTGCGTTAATTTCCGCCATTTGCTGGGGAACCTCATCTGTCTTAATAAAAGTTGGGCTTAAAAACAGATCTCCTTTAATAGCAAATCTAGTTAGGCTTATTTTCTCATCACTAATGTATGCCACAATTTTCCTAATTGGAGGGAACTTCAACGAGATATTTAGAATGTCCCTAGAATACCACATTATAGCATTCGTATCAGCACAATTTGGCTTCGTCATCGGTGATTACCTATATTTTTCGGCCCTCAAATCTCTCGGAGTTTCAAGAACAGTCCCAATAACATCTACGTATCCACTTTGGACCCTTGTCTGGGCTTATTTATTCTTAGGCAGAGAAATAACGATAAGAATAGCTATTGGAGCTTTAATGATAGTTCTTGGGATAATTGTAGTTAGGCAGGTTGAAGTTGAGGAACACGTAAACCCAAAAGGACTCTTATACGCATTTCTAACACCAATATCCTGGAGCATGGCAATAATTCTAATGGACTGGCTTTCAAACAAAATATCCCCTTTAACACTTGCAGGCCTGAGGATAATGTACGCTACGGTGGGGATTACAATAAGCTCCTTGAAAGTTGTACCTGAATTGAAACACATAACCAAGAGAGAAGTAATGGTTATAGCAACTGCAGGGATGCTGGGCCTTGTAGTTGCCCAGTACACCTTTGTTTCCTCAGTGTCAATGCTTGGCTCTCAGATTGCCACACCAATTACCGCAATAAACCCGATAATTTCAACTTTACTTGCAATAACCTTCCTTAAGGAGCCTCCAAACTGGAAGATATGGGTGAGTCTTGGCCTGGTGGTTTCGGGAATATGGCTACTCACGTCCTAATCAAGTTTTATCTTTTTCACGACTTTAACAAGGAAGGTTTTCCCGCTTTTTTCCCTAACTACGAGGCCTTTCTTCTCTAGGTTCTGAATTGCCCTGCTTATTGTTGGTCTCGAATAACCAACTATTTCCGGAAGTTCTTCCTGCTTTATTTCTCCACCATTCTCTATTATTGCTTTCAAAACTGCTACTTCTTTTTCGTTTAATTGGTCAAGTATTTCCTGCCTCTTTTCTGATCTTTTTTTGCTTAGATACACTAAGAGGGGACTCATGACCAAAAACGCGACGATCATTCCAAGTAGAAATGAGAGCTTTGAGCTCTTAGTGGAAGGTGGAACCGCCGTTGTTGTATTGGTCTCGATTGGAGGGGGCTCAATATCTCTCCCTATCCAGTAGGTTTCATACCCCATCTTTTCCAGGGTTTTCTCGATTGTTTCATTAAGCCCTAGTCCAACTAAGATCACCATTGTTGGATGCAATGCTTTTATTCCTTCTAAGGCCGCAGGTGAAAGCTGGTTTTCCCACGTGAGGAGGAGAGGATATTTGTATTCCATTGCAAATTTTGCTGCAGCTAGAGTTGACCCGTAGTCCCAGGCACTTGCCAGAACAACGACCCTACTCCCATTAGGATAAAAATGAAGAGCAAGTTTTTCTGCAGTTTCAGTCCTGTCAGCTCCCCCAATCCTTGTGACGCTGAAACCCATCTCCTTAAGCTCATTTTCAACTTCCAAACTTATCGCATTTGCACTGCCGACTATAAGAACCCTGTTTCGTCCAAGCTGAATGTAAGAGTATAGCTGAGCCTTTGTCACTTTATCCAATTTTTTTGGATTTACTGGCAGTATGGGGACATTTATAAGGTGAGAGTAAGGGAGAGCTATTAGGTAGTCAATTATATCATCATTCCTCACAATTATGAGATCATACTGAGGATATGAAGCATAAACGGAAGTAATGAAGAGTGATAGGAATACTAGCGAAATCAAAACTTTCTTCATTTAAACCCCCTCCTCTCTAACCCCAAGGTTTTTAAACTATTTAAATTTTCATGCATCGGGCTAAGGGGGAACCCGATGAATCCCGCTGATGAAAGTGGAGGTGGGAGGAAATGGCAACGTTCAAGCTTGTAATTTCCGATCCAAAGAGCGGAATAGCAAAGCAGATCGAGATTACTGGAGACGCCGCAGAGAAGCTCATTGGAAAGAAGATAGGAGACCAAATACCAGTAAAGGAGCTTGGGATAGATCTAAACGCACTGTTTGGCAAGGAGTTTCCAGAGGACGTTAAGATAGAGATCAGGGGTGGAACAGATAAGGATGGTTTCCCAATGAGACCAGATGTCCATGGACCAAGGAGAGTTAGGATCCTCCTATCCAAGGGACCGGGATTCAGACCCAGGGAGAAGGGAGAGAGGAGAAAGAAGACTGTAAGGGGTAACACAATAAGTCCCGAAATCGTTCAGGTTAACGTCAAGCTTGTGTACTAAAATTTTTAACCTTTCATTTCTCATTATCTCTTGCGCGGCTCAGACCGGCTGGGGCCGAAGCGATGGGGCCGCGCTGGACCGGGCTACATCGAGGTGTTGCTTTTGATATCACTGGCAACTCTAATACTGGTTTTAGCCCCGCTATTGCTTATCCTGATTGCATGGGAGTCAAAGGAGAGCCAATACCTAATTATAGCCTCCCTCCTATACGTCCTTTTAGCTCCTCAAAAGTACTTTCCAATGATACTCCTTATCCCCACGATATTCGGCCTAGCACCTAAGTTTGCAAGAGAGCTAGGATTTCTAATTCTTGGAATGTTCCTTATTGATCCAAATGTGAGGGCAGACCTCACACCCATGAAAACACTTTCCCTAAGTGCATTTACCCTATTGCTTTCTGTTATAATTTCTCCCCTTCCCAGAGGAAAAGCCAAGAGAATTTTTTATATAACAGTATTAGGGATACTATCAGGTCTACTAGGGATAATGATAAAGCCTTTTCCGCTTATAGCAATCTCTTACCTATTGGCTTT encodes the following:
- a CDS encoding ATP/GTP-binding protein — protein: MIIAFVGTAGSGKTALTGAFGKYLEENHKVAYVNLDTGVRTLPYKPDLDVRKSVTVEEIMKEGYGPNGAIVESYDRLMDEFDHYLNSILELEEKNDYVLIDTPGQMETFLFHEFGVKLMENLPYPLVVYLSDPEILKKPHDYCFVRFFALLIDLRLGATTIPALNKVDLLGREELERHKRMFEDIEYLTARLKLDPSTQGLLAYKMCSMLPEVSPPVRVIYLSAKTGEGFDELETLAYEHYCTCGDLT
- the minD gene encoding cell division ATPase MinD, producing the protein MTTRIISIVSGKGGTGKTTVTANLSVALGERGKKVLAVDGDLTMANLSLVLGVDDADVTLHDVLAGEAKIEDAIYMTQFENVYVLPGAVDWEHVIKADPRKLPDVIKSLKGQYDFILIDCPAGLQLDAMSAMLSGEEALLVTNPEISCLTDTMKVGIVLKKAGLAILGFVLNRYGRTEKDIPPEAAEEVMEVPLLAVIPEDPAIREGTLEGIPAVKYKPESEGAKAFVKLAEEVDKLAGIKAKIMY
- a CDS encoding DMT family transporter, with the protein product MIVGVAFALISAICWGTSSVLIKVGLKNRSPLIANLVRLIFSSLMYATIFLIGGNFNEIFRMSLEYHIIAFVSAQFGFVIGDYLYFSALKSLGVSRTVPITSTYPLWTLVWAYLFLGREITIRIAIGALMIVLGIIVVRQVEVEEHVNPKGLLYAFLTPISWSMAIILMDWLSNKISPLTLAGLRIMYATVGITISSLKVVPELKHITKREVMVIATAGMLGLVVAQYTFVSSVSMLGSQIATPITAINPIISTLLAITFLKEPPNWKIWVSLGLVVSGIWLLTS
- a CDS encoding cell wall-binding repeat-containing protein, which encodes MKKVLISLVFLSLFITSVYASYPQYDLIIVRNDDIIDYLIALPYSHLINVPILPVNPKKLDKVTKAQLYSYIQLGRNRVLIVGSANAISLEVENELKEMGFSVTRIGGADRTETAEKLALHFYPNGSRVVVLASAWDYGSTLAAAKFAMEYKYPLLLTWENQLSPAALEGIKALHPTMVILVGLGLNETIEKTLEKMGYETYWIGRDIEPPPIETNTTTAVPPSTKSSKLSFLLGMIVAFLVMSPLLVYLSKKRSEKRQEILDQLNEKEVAVLKAIIENGGEIKQEELPEIVGYSRPTISRAIQNLEKKGLVVREKSGKTFLVKVVKKIKLD
- a CDS encoding 30S ribosomal protein S6e, which translates into the protein MATFKLVISDPKSGIAKQIEITGDAAEKLIGKKIGDQIPVKELGIDLNALFGKEFPEDVKIEIRGGTDKDGFPMRPDVHGPRRVRILLSKGPGFRPREKGERRKKTVRGNTISPEIVQVNVKLVY